Proteins from one Chitinophaga oryzae genomic window:
- a CDS encoding class I SAM-dependent methyltransferase: MQQSIYEVTNGEYKQKNPNWHIEDSAWKATQIISMLKRNNLSPKTITEIGCGAGEILHQLYQQLPSDTIFEGYEISPDAFALSSSRANERLSFYLSDMSALNTKSELLLVMDVFEHVEDYIGFIKDCKNKARYKMFHIPLDISVLALLRGTIMKTREKVGHLHYYTKETALATLRDNGYKIIDHFYTPSGVQLSRSFKSKIAKLPRILLYNLNKDFAVTLLGGHSLLVLAE, translated from the coding sequence ATGCAACAAAGTATTTACGAAGTCACCAATGGAGAATACAAACAAAAAAATCCTAATTGGCATATCGAAGATTCAGCATGGAAAGCAACCCAAATTATTTCCATGCTGAAACGAAATAATTTATCTCCCAAGACCATTACCGAGATCGGCTGCGGCGCAGGGGAGATATTGCATCAATTATACCAGCAACTACCATCGGACACAATTTTTGAGGGATACGAAATTTCACCCGACGCCTTTGCATTAAGTTCTTCACGGGCCAACGAGCGGTTATCGTTTTATCTGAGCGACATGTCAGCACTCAACACAAAGAGTGAACTACTGCTTGTTATGGACGTATTTGAACATGTAGAAGATTATATAGGCTTCATAAAAGACTGCAAAAACAAGGCCCGCTATAAAATGTTTCATATACCACTTGATATTTCAGTACTCGCCCTGCTCAGAGGCACGATCATGAAAACCAGAGAAAAAGTTGGCCATCTTCACTACTATACAAAAGAAACAGCCCTGGCAACACTGAGAGACAACGGATATAAAATCATTGACCATTTTTATACCCCCAGTGGCGTACAACTATCCAGATCATTTAAATCAAAAATAGCCAAGCTGCCAAGGATACTGTTATATAACCTTAATAAGGACTTCGCCGTTACCTTGTTGGGCGGCCATTCACTGCTTGTTTTGGCTGAATAA
- a CDS encoding acyltransferase family protein: protein MHQNNFDFLRFLFAFVVVLGHIVALSAVDSLEFLRPYFDTHLCVTGFFVVSGFLITQSYIRSRDLKKYLIKRANRLLPAYIFVVCITALGLSVISTVPVKEYFTGVGLYKYLVCNLLFMNFLQPCLPGVFLHNILCAVNGALWTIKLEVSFYLLLPVIIYIVDRVKKKYLVFLGIYLLSLFYRDAFEFLYHATGKNLYSILSHQLPGYMTYFIAGVALHYWFNAFLRYKKHMIAVALIVFLIEYYFKIEYLLPIAWSVIVMYFAYSFTGLNGFGRYGDVSYGIYIFHYPIIQIFVAFGAFHRYNPYKISFIIILIVLLVAILSWHLLEKRFLKRTTAKIGLDGLIQPKQAVNGRPTR, encoded by the coding sequence ATGCATCAGAATAACTTTGATTTTCTAAGATTTTTGTTTGCTTTTGTTGTCGTGCTGGGGCATATTGTGGCATTATCTGCCGTAGATAGTCTGGAATTTCTCAGGCCTTATTTTGATACGCATTTATGTGTAACCGGTTTTTTTGTTGTAAGTGGTTTTCTTATTACCCAAAGTTATATACGCTCGCGGGATCTCAAAAAATACTTAATTAAAAGGGCCAATCGACTACTGCCTGCATACATTTTTGTTGTTTGTATAACTGCGCTGGGTTTATCCGTGATCAGTACTGTACCCGTAAAGGAGTATTTCACCGGAGTCGGATTGTATAAATATCTTGTCTGCAATTTGCTGTTCATGAATTTTTTGCAACCATGTCTGCCAGGAGTATTTTTGCATAATATACTCTGTGCAGTAAATGGCGCTTTGTGGACCATTAAGCTGGAAGTGAGTTTTTATTTACTCCTTCCTGTAATCATTTATATAGTAGACAGGGTCAAAAAGAAGTACCTGGTTTTCTTAGGTATTTATTTACTGTCTCTCTTTTACCGGGATGCCTTTGAATTCCTTTATCATGCGACAGGAAAAAACCTATATTCAATTTTAAGTCATCAGTTGCCCGGTTATATGACCTACTTTATAGCCGGAGTAGCATTACACTATTGGTTTAACGCTTTTTTGCGTTATAAAAAGCATATGATTGCTGTGGCTCTTATCGTATTTCTGATTGAATATTATTTTAAAATAGAATACCTGCTCCCCATAGCCTGGTCGGTTATTGTAATGTATTTTGCGTATAGCTTTACCGGCTTAAACGGATTCGGTCGGTATGGTGACGTTTCCTATGGAATTTATATTTTTCACTATCCGATTATTCAGATATTTGTTGCTTTTGGTGCCTTTCATCGCTACAATCCATATAAAATATCATTTATCATCATTCTAATTGTCCTGTTAGTGGCAATACTTTCCTGGCATCTTCTGGAAAAACGCTTTTTAAAACGAACGACAGCAAAAATTGGATTGGATGGGCTTATTCAGCCAAAACAAGCAGTGAATGGCCGCCCAACAAGGTAA
- a CDS encoding glycosyltransferase, giving the protein MYDVVASIVLYNSAANMVEKAIKSVLESPLNVKVYLVDNSPDDSLRTLNDIDRERIVYIHNGKNIGFGAAHNIAIRKSRTETKYNLILNGDVHFDRTVLPQIFDYMQQNGHVGQLGVKTLYPDGSLQYLCKMLPTPFDLIARRFIPGPLRGLFKQKLLRYEMRHRSYDNMMKIPNLSGCFMFIRASVLEEVEGFDENIFLYTEDVDLTRRIHSKYDTIYYPYATIYHEFAKGSYKSPVLLKHHIRSAIYYFNKWGWFIDKERSRINKMLI; this is encoded by the coding sequence ATGTATGATGTAGTGGCATCTATCGTTTTATATAACAGTGCTGCCAATATGGTGGAAAAGGCCATCAAATCAGTGCTTGAGAGCCCGCTGAACGTAAAGGTTTACCTGGTGGATAATTCTCCGGATGATTCGTTACGGACATTGAATGATATTGACAGGGAGAGGATTGTATACATTCATAACGGTAAAAATATCGGTTTTGGTGCTGCTCATAACATTGCTATCAGGAAAAGCAGAACGGAAACAAAGTACAATCTCATTTTGAATGGCGATGTGCATTTTGATCGTACCGTCCTCCCGCAAATCTTTGATTATATGCAGCAGAACGGGCATGTTGGGCAATTAGGGGTAAAAACCCTGTATCCGGACGGCTCCCTACAATACTTATGTAAGATGTTGCCTACCCCATTTGATCTTATTGCGCGAAGATTTATCCCGGGGCCGCTTCGCGGTTTATTCAAACAGAAACTGCTGCGGTATGAAATGCGACATCGGAGCTATGACAATATGATGAAAATCCCGAACTTGTCCGGTTGCTTTATGTTCATACGGGCCAGTGTTTTAGAAGAGGTAGAAGGATTTGATGAGAATATTTTCCTGTACACGGAAGATGTTGATCTTACCAGGCGCATTCATAGTAAATATGATACAATATATTATCCGTATGCGACTATTTATCATGAATTTGCGAAAGGTTCGTATAAATCTCCTGTCTTGCTCAAGCATCACATAAGGAGTGCTATTTATTACTTCAATAAATGGGGCTGGTTTATTGATAAAGAAAGGAGCCGGATCAATAAGATGTTGATTTAA
- a CDS encoding glycosyltransferase has protein sequence MKIAFILPSLANKGPVIVARDLVNEMVKREGIKCTVFYLKDIVELEFDCEVIHFAAANEVDLSRYDIVHSHMFMPNLLAARRKKYIRPAKLVATLHSYMDKDMKNTYGAFKAFFIERIWCAFLNRFDKVVCLSGDMQRYYGKRINKKLLTYIYNGRTTVTQDDGAISDSDLQQIMVLKKSHAVIGAVAGISKIKGYDQLVRALATNPKFALLVIGDGVEREPLMRLANELGVAERCLFLGYRSNATDYFRYFDVYGLTSISEGFPLVLLEAASRGIPTVCSDLPNLKEMFDDKEVCFYKLHDIADLSSSLDRALRRKEDLSERIKKRYNENYRIDIICDKYLALFRSLL, from the coding sequence ATGAAAATTGCATTTATACTACCTTCTCTCGCTAATAAGGGCCCCGTCATAGTAGCACGGGACCTGGTAAATGAGATGGTGAAAAGAGAGGGTATAAAATGCACTGTTTTTTATTTAAAAGATATAGTGGAGCTGGAGTTTGATTGCGAAGTCATCCATTTTGCCGCGGCCAATGAGGTAGACCTGAGCAGGTACGATATCGTGCATTCGCATATGTTTATGCCCAACCTGTTGGCTGCCCGTCGTAAGAAGTATATCAGGCCGGCCAAGTTGGTGGCTACTCTTCATAGCTACATGGATAAGGATATGAAGAATACTTATGGCGCCTTTAAAGCTTTTTTTATTGAACGTATATGGTGTGCTTTTCTGAACCGGTTTGATAAGGTGGTTTGTCTGTCAGGCGACATGCAGCGATACTACGGGAAGCGGATCAATAAAAAACTGCTTACATATATTTATAACGGCAGAACGACTGTTACCCAGGACGATGGTGCTATCAGCGACTCTGATCTGCAACAGATTATGGTACTTAAAAAGTCCCATGCTGTTATAGGAGCTGTTGCGGGAATTTCGAAGATAAAGGGATACGATCAATTGGTCAGAGCTTTGGCCACTAACCCTAAGTTTGCCTTATTGGTCATCGGCGATGGGGTGGAAAGGGAACCGCTTATGCGACTGGCAAATGAGCTGGGAGTAGCTGAGCGATGTTTGTTTTTAGGGTATCGGTCTAACGCAACGGATTATTTTCGCTACTTCGACGTATATGGACTGACTTCCATCTCAGAAGGATTTCCGCTTGTGTTACTGGAGGCGGCCAGCAGAGGAATACCGACTGTGTGTTCTGATTTGCCCAATTTGAAGGAAATGTTTGACGACAAGGAAGTCTGTTTTTATAAGCTGCACGATATAGCAGATCTGAGCAGTAGCCTGGACAGGGCGCTGCGCAGAAAAGAGGACCTGTCGGAGCGTATAAAGAAGCGATACAATGAAAACTATCGGATCGATATTATATGCGATAAGTATCTGGCCTTGTTCCGGAGTTTGCTATAA
- a CDS encoding glycosyltransferase family 2 protein, with the protein MDTGTATGLTFSIIIPTYNRAEKLRKCLQSLRQQTYQHFEVLVCDDGSQDDSKAVVDSFREHLNIKYFYNDNWGGPAYPRNVGIENASAPWLCFLDSDDSWYPQKLERVKAHLDAYDLICHDFDVEGKVTYRSRLKTRPLGKDVFKTLMTKGNSIVTSSVCIRKDVFREMKGFSLERELIAVEDFDLWLRMAHKGYRFGVISEAMGAYWTGDGNITGVNDKQIARIKAVFGRHMHELPANSHAYAQSLGFQYYLTGRIKHKMCEFKEARRLYAKAIAKGAPVIKFNACCHLLIALIRK; encoded by the coding sequence ATGGATACAGGAACAGCAACCGGACTAACTTTTTCTATTATTATACCAACATATAACAGGGCTGAAAAACTGAGAAAATGTCTGCAGTCATTACGACAACAAACATATCAGCATTTCGAAGTGCTGGTATGCGATGACGGTTCCCAGGATGATAGCAAAGCAGTGGTGGATTCGTTTAGAGAACATCTCAATATAAAATATTTTTATAACGACAATTGGGGCGGGCCGGCATATCCCAGAAATGTGGGAATAGAAAATGCATCGGCCCCCTGGCTGTGTTTTTTGGATTCTGACGACAGCTGGTATCCGCAAAAGCTGGAGCGTGTGAAAGCACATCTGGATGCCTATGATTTAATCTGCCACGATTTTGATGTGGAGGGCAAGGTAACCTACAGGTCCCGGTTAAAAACCCGGCCGTTGGGTAAGGATGTTTTCAAAACCTTAATGACGAAGGGAAATTCTATCGTGACGTCCAGTGTTTGTATAAGAAAGGACGTGTTCCGTGAAATGAAGGGATTTTCTCTTGAAAGGGAACTGATTGCTGTAGAAGACTTTGATTTATGGTTGCGGATGGCCCATAAAGGGTATCGTTTTGGGGTTATCTCAGAGGCAATGGGTGCTTATTGGACAGGAGATGGCAATATAACTGGTGTTAATGATAAACAAATAGCCCGTATTAAAGCGGTGTTTGGACGTCATATGCATGAGCTGCCGGCCAACAGTCATGCGTACGCGCAGTCGCTGGGCTTTCAGTATTATCTTACAGGAAGAATAAAACATAAGATGTGTGAGTTTAAGGAAGCGAGAAGGCTTTATGCGAAAGCGATAGCCAAAGGAGCGCCGGTGATAAAATTCAATGCATGCTGTCACCTGTTAATTGCATTGATTCGCAAATAA
- a CDS encoding NAD-dependent epimerase/dehydratase family protein: METILILGGYGFLGSNVIDYAGRYLGGQYNFIVFDFYINHPLQAQFSNVIKTYKGDFTNQEDVRVIFEENKIDYIFHFISTTVPSTSNNNIIYDIESNLVPTIHLLDLAHQYDIKNVVYISSGGAIYGAASKYVHKEEDPLHPISSYGIVKMSIEKYLKLYNHLHGINYLALRLSNPYGAYHLSEKQGLINVALKKALKQEQFEVWGDGTNIKDYIYAEDFAKIIFRLLEKKVENKVINVGSGKGYSINELLEIVKGLVPSFQIKYQDVKSFDVPKVILDTSEMAGFIDFELLDIESGINKTYKWIQEQQPD, translated from the coding sequence ATGGAGACAATATTAATACTGGGAGGATATGGTTTCCTGGGTAGTAATGTAATTGATTATGCCGGTAGGTATCTAGGCGGGCAATACAATTTTATTGTATTTGACTTTTATATCAATCATCCATTGCAGGCACAATTCAGCAATGTTATTAAAACCTACAAAGGTGATTTTACCAATCAGGAGGATGTAAGGGTAATTTTTGAGGAGAATAAAATAGATTATATATTTCATTTCATCAGCACTACCGTTCCGTCTACTTCCAACAATAACATTATTTATGATATAGAGTCCAATCTCGTTCCCACGATTCATTTGCTGGATCTGGCTCACCAATACGATATTAAAAACGTGGTATATATATCTTCAGGAGGGGCCATTTATGGTGCTGCTTCAAAATATGTTCATAAAGAAGAAGACCCTTTGCATCCTATAAGTTCATATGGTATCGTTAAGATGTCAATTGAAAAGTACCTCAAACTATATAATCACCTGCACGGAATTAACTATCTCGCTCTCAGGCTGTCTAATCCTTATGGGGCGTACCATTTGTCGGAGAAACAAGGGCTCATTAATGTGGCTTTGAAGAAGGCGCTGAAGCAGGAGCAGTTTGAGGTATGGGGTGATGGAACCAACATCAAGGATTATATTTATGCAGAAGATTTTGCGAAAATCATCTTCCGGTTGTTGGAGAAAAAAGTGGAGAACAAGGTAATAAATGTAGGGTCCGGCAAAGGCTATTCCATTAATGAGCTGTTGGAAATTGTGAAGGGCCTGGTACCTTCTTTCCAGATCAAATACCAGGATGTAAAATCTTTCGATGTGCCTAAGGTCATTCTGGATACCAGTGAAATGGCCGGGTTTATCGATTTTGAGTTATTGGATATTGAAAGTGGAATTAATAAAACGTATAAATGGATACAGGAACAGCAACCGGACTAA
- a CDS encoding glycosyltransferase family 4 protein, producing the protein MAKKNVLIFTDCYIYGGSERLMTFLLSNQLLNEQFDLTLAFRNHKSYVDGLNNDLRKWGVNAKTHPVTLLSNTAFFHRISCSRLHPLLKKGIKVPFYLAERIGIYFIFNIFVMLGFLLRRKPDIVHVNNGGYPGARSCNQFVLCCRALGIRSIVYQVNNIAYPAPHIFARWYDRLIGKYVYSFITASSEARSALTSQRNFDPVKIVQIPNTVKLEAATMGRAQILAEARWPEDTFLLVQVAFLTARKGQIYLLRALKEIMDGNHPVLTKKLKVLLVGNGEDEDMLKEYVSENDLQSYVFFAGYRTNSVDFIQACDVFMLPSVTNEDMPLALLAAMNMGKPLISTGFAGILEAVRNGENGILISKSTDEITAQLKSAIIQLFERPDLRILFGAEAQKTFNEKYSEAAYGKALSGLYESSIVTKASY; encoded by the coding sequence ATGGCTAAAAAGAATGTGTTGATTTTTACGGATTGTTATATTTATGGAGGAAGTGAACGGTTGATGACTTTTCTGTTAAGTAACCAGTTGCTGAATGAACAGTTTGATCTTACCCTGGCCTTCAGAAATCACAAATCGTATGTTGATGGATTGAATAATGATCTGCGGAAATGGGGCGTCAACGCTAAAACACATCCTGTTACGCTACTTTCCAACACAGCTTTTTTTCATAGGATCTCATGTTCGCGCCTTCACCCGCTTTTAAAGAAAGGTATAAAAGTTCCTTTCTACTTGGCAGAGCGCATAGGTATATATTTTATTTTTAATATATTTGTCATGCTGGGCTTCCTTCTCAGAAGGAAGCCGGATATTGTTCATGTGAATAATGGTGGATACCCGGGGGCCCGGTCATGCAATCAGTTTGTACTTTGCTGCCGTGCGTTGGGAATCCGTTCAATAGTCTATCAGGTTAACAATATCGCTTATCCGGCTCCTCATATCTTTGCAAGGTGGTATGACAGACTGATTGGTAAATATGTATATTCTTTTATAACAGCCTCTTCTGAGGCTCGGTCGGCTTTGACCAGCCAGCGAAACTTCGATCCGGTGAAAATAGTCCAGATTCCTAATACCGTGAAATTAGAGGCGGCTACGATGGGCAGGGCTCAGATTTTAGCAGAGGCCCGATGGCCGGAGGATACTTTTCTGCTGGTTCAGGTAGCTTTTCTGACAGCGAGAAAAGGGCAGATATATTTATTACGTGCCTTAAAGGAAATCATGGATGGAAATCACCCTGTTTTAACAAAGAAGTTAAAGGTATTGTTGGTAGGCAATGGTGAAGATGAAGATATGCTGAAAGAGTACGTTTCTGAAAATGATCTCCAGAGCTATGTTTTCTTTGCAGGGTATCGCACCAATTCTGTTGATTTTATCCAGGCATGTGATGTATTCATGTTACCCTCGGTAACCAATGAAGATATGCCATTGGCGTTGCTGGCAGCGATGAACATGGGGAAACCTTTGATTTCGACCGGTTTTGCCGGTATTCTGGAAGCTGTCAGGAATGGCGAAAATGGGATATTGATTTCTAAATCCACGGACGAGATCACGGCACAATTAAAGTCGGCCATTATTCAGTTGTTTGAACGGCCGGACCTGAGGATATTGTTCGGGGCAGAAGCGCAGAAGACGTTCAATGAAAAGTATTCAGAGGCCGCTTACGGGAAAGCTTTATCCGGCTTATATGAGAGCAGTATCGTAACCAAAGCTTCTTATTAA
- a CDS encoding lipopolysaccharide biosynthesis protein, which yields MLQSYTKNYIRIYFWQILSIVLNLLSLFIVIPQLSSQPGVYGIYSICVSAIIFLSYADLGFLSAGYKYASEAYAKRDREREVDILGFICFILFCLVLIFSGVMLLLSFHPEWLIKGINKDSNLIVAQRLLLILAIFSPNVVLQRALQVIFGVRLEDYIYQIVLIAVSICKILSVFYFFRPGHYDIVPYFLFTQIVTTTGLLYAFYLTTKRYGISLMSFLKRLRFSPVLFKEIKALALSTFFITLSWIIYYELDIYAIARLSGAQAVAYYSIGLTCLSFFRSIFGTLFNPFSARFNHFVALNDEKGLRSLYKTVLCVMLPPVVFPIIAIASLSKPFVFSWVGSNFSDSVQIVRLLVLSNILAFISYPSGMLMVANKNIKALYFLAILQPVLFWGGISLLFPFIGYLAFSYFTLLSFMVSGAIYLWISLKFLRMNLLNFLGTVIRPAVLPVLAMLLILIPLSAYLPQEKSKLNLLLTVFAGGTAALIALVIYYFTSTIFCDYIKNIYYKFVRKG from the coding sequence ATGTTACAATCATATACGAAAAACTATATACGCATTTATTTCTGGCAGATACTTTCGATTGTACTTAACCTGCTTTCTCTTTTTATTGTTATTCCCCAGCTATCTTCCCAGCCAGGGGTTTATGGTATTTATTCCATTTGTGTATCAGCCATTATTTTTCTTTCCTATGCTGATTTAGGCTTTTTAAGCGCCGGATACAAGTATGCCAGCGAAGCTTATGCAAAACGCGACCGGGAGCGGGAAGTCGATATTTTAGGCTTTATTTGTTTTATCCTGTTTTGTCTGGTCCTGATTTTCTCAGGGGTTATGTTGTTGTTGTCTTTCCATCCTGAATGGTTGATAAAGGGGATCAATAAGGACAGCAACCTGATAGTGGCCCAGAGACTGCTGCTGATCCTCGCCATTTTTTCTCCTAACGTTGTATTGCAGCGCGCCCTGCAGGTCATATTCGGCGTACGTCTGGAAGACTATATTTATCAGATAGTACTGATAGCAGTGAGTATCTGCAAAATATTATCTGTTTTCTATTTTTTCCGTCCGGGACATTATGATATTGTTCCCTATTTTCTTTTTACCCAGATCGTTACAACTACCGGATTGTTATATGCATTTTATCTGACTACGAAACGATATGGGATTTCATTGATGAGTTTTCTTAAAAGACTCAGATTTTCCCCGGTTCTTTTTAAGGAAATCAAAGCGCTGGCGTTAAGTACGTTTTTTATCACCCTGTCATGGATCATATACTATGAACTGGATATTTATGCTATTGCAAGACTGTCCGGGGCACAGGCAGTAGCCTATTATTCCATCGGTCTGACCTGTTTGTCTTTCTTTCGCTCTATTTTTGGAACGCTTTTTAATCCCTTCTCTGCCCGGTTTAATCATTTTGTGGCGCTTAACGACGAGAAGGGACTCAGATCATTGTATAAAACCGTTCTTTGCGTAATGCTCCCGCCGGTTGTATTTCCGATAATTGCCATCGCCAGCCTGAGCAAACCTTTCGTTTTCAGCTGGGTTGGCAGCAATTTTTCTGATAGTGTACAGATTGTGAGATTACTGGTACTTAGCAACATCCTCGCTTTTATATCCTATCCTTCCGGGATGCTGATGGTGGCAAATAAGAATATTAAGGCGCTTTATTTTCTGGCAATATTGCAACCGGTACTTTTCTGGGGTGGTATTAGTTTATTATTCCCCTTTATCGGGTATTTGGCTTTCTCTTACTTTACCCTGCTGTCGTTTATGGTGAGTGGCGCGATCTATTTATGGATTTCCCTGAAATTTTTGCGAATGAATCTGTTGAATTTCCTGGGTACGGTTATAAGGCCAGCGGTGTTACCCGTCCTGGCGATGCTTTTGATATTGATTCCTTTATCGGCTTACCTGCCGCAGGAAAAAAGCAAGCTGAACCTGTTGCTTACCGTGTTTGCTGGTGGTACTGCGGCGCTGATCGCATTGGTCATTTACTATTTTACATCCACTATTTTTTGTGACTATATAAAGAATATATATTATAAATTTGTTCGTAAAGGGTAA
- the pseI gene encoding pseudaminic acid synthase — translation MKIANFVIAPDSRPFVIAEMSGNHNQSLERALQIVKAAADSGAHAIKLQTYTPDTLTIDHRGGLFDITDEHSLWKGRNLYDLYKEAMTPYEWHKPIFEYAKELGVLCFSTPFDENAVDMLDELGAPCHKIASFENNHHPLLRKIAKTGKPVIMSTGISALGDIEESVGVLRSNGCQDLALLKCTSSYPATPENTNIVTIPHMREMFKCEVGLSDHTMGVGAAVAAVALGARIIEKHFCLSRAEGGVDSAFSLEPDEFKLLVTETERAFLALGEVQYGIMKAEEKSLRYKRSVYVIKDINEGELLTPENISIIRPGDGLAPKYYERLLGRPSKQKLQRGTPLTWDLI, via the coding sequence ATGAAAATTGCCAATTTCGTCATTGCACCTGATAGTCGACCTTTTGTTATTGCAGAGATGAGTGGAAATCACAACCAGTCATTGGAAAGGGCTTTGCAAATTGTTAAAGCTGCAGCAGACTCCGGCGCCCATGCAATTAAGTTGCAGACCTATACTCCGGATACGCTAACAATTGATCACAGGGGTGGATTATTTGATATAACAGATGAACATTCACTGTGGAAAGGACGGAATCTATACGATCTGTATAAAGAGGCTATGACTCCCTACGAGTGGCATAAACCCATTTTCGAGTATGCGAAGGAGCTGGGAGTGCTTTGTTTTTCCACTCCATTTGATGAGAATGCAGTAGACATGCTGGATGAATTAGGCGCGCCCTGCCATAAAATTGCATCTTTTGAAAACAACCACCATCCGCTACTAAGAAAGATTGCAAAAACGGGAAAACCGGTGATTATGTCCACAGGTATTTCTGCATTGGGCGATATCGAGGAAAGCGTAGGAGTATTGAGAAGTAATGGCTGTCAGGATTTAGCATTGCTGAAGTGTACCAGTTCTTACCCGGCCACCCCTGAAAATACCAACATTGTTACTATTCCGCATATGAGAGAGATGTTTAAATGTGAAGTGGGTTTATCTGATCACACAATGGGGGTTGGTGCCGCGGTAGCTGCTGTCGCATTGGGCGCCAGAATTATCGAGAAACACTTTTGTCTCAGCAGGGCAGAAGGTGGTGTGGATAGTGCATTTTCGCTGGAGCCAGATGAATTTAAATTGTTGGTCACTGAAACAGAAAGGGCGTTTCTTGCTTTGGGAGAAGTACAGTACGGAATAATGAAAGCAGAGGAAAAAAGCCTGCGCTATAAACGCTCTGTTTATGTTATAAAGGATATCAATGAAGGAGAACTGCTGACACCTGAAAATATCAGCATCATAAGGCCGGGAGACGGTTTAGCTCCTAAATATTATGAGCGTTTGCTGGGAAGGCCGAGCAAGCAAAAATTACAGAGGGGAACTCCTCTTACCTGGGATTTAATATGA
- a CDS encoding methionyl-tRNA formyltransferase, which yields MLEVVFLGSGGLGLDVLKQVWSSYRVKAVLTDKKSVSIISFCNEHQIPCFAGNPRGNKTADFVKDIRCDILLSVNYLFVIEKDLIDLPALFAINIHGSLLPKYRGRTPHVWAIINGETVTGVTVHLIDELVDNGKILKQREVSISPDDTGATILEKFSYLYPSMVQEVLTEIAQEKVTLVEQDNAKATYFGKRTPEDGKIEWSWFKERIRNWIRAQAAPYPGAFAFYEGHKVSIHKATFSDMGFAQDIADGTILATDQQTLHVKTPNGVLQLSDIKAENPITFRINGLLK from the coding sequence ATGTTAGAGGTAGTATTCCTGGGAAGCGGTGGACTGGGGCTGGATGTTCTTAAACAGGTTTGGTCTTCTTACCGGGTGAAGGCAGTCCTGACAGATAAAAAGTCGGTATCAATTATTTCATTCTGTAATGAACATCAGATCCCTTGTTTTGCAGGTAATCCGAGGGGCAACAAAACCGCCGATTTTGTTAAGGATATCCGATGCGATATACTACTTTCTGTCAATTATCTTTTTGTTATTGAAAAGGACCTTATTGATCTTCCTGCTTTATTTGCGATAAATATTCATGGTTCACTATTGCCAAAGTATCGGGGAAGGACCCCGCACGTGTGGGCTATTATTAATGGGGAAACGGTGACAGGGGTAACCGTACATCTGATTGACGAGCTTGTTGACAATGGTAAAATATTGAAACAGCGTGAGGTCAGCATATCACCTGATGATACCGGTGCTACTATCCTCGAAAAATTCAGCTATTTGTATCCCTCCATGGTGCAGGAAGTGCTGACTGAAATAGCACAGGAGAAAGTGACGCTGGTAGAGCAGGATAATGCCAAGGCAACTTACTTTGGAAAAAGGACACCGGAAGACGGCAAGATCGAATGGAGCTGGTTTAAGGAACGTATCCGGAACTGGATACGCGCGCAGGCGGCCCCCTATCCGGGCGCTTTTGCTTTTTATGAGGGGCATAAAGTGTCCATTCATAAAGCTACGTTTTCTGATATGGGATTTGCTCAGGATATAGCAGACGGGACTATTCTTGCCACAGATCAGCAGACGCTGCATGTTAAAACGCCCAACGGTGTACTTCAATTAAGCGATATCAAAGCAGAAAATCCCATTACATTTAGAATCAATGGTTTATTAAAATAG